The stretch of DNA AAATAAGTGTGGGACTAATTTAGTAGTACTACCATTTTGCTCCTAGATTCCCAAAGGAGAATGGGCCTACCAAGCAATCAGTGTCTTCCTCATAGTAGTAATCACGAAGGTTCCAAGAACGGCAATATAGTATTTCATattttctttaaatccattaTCTTGTTGGTATGTTGTTATTACCATTCTTTCAAGCTAGATGCTGAAAAATGTTGTCTGCAACCACAAAAGGGAAATTATAGGGTTTTGCAATAAGTCTTTCCTCTCTCACTAAGCATGTTTTGGTATTCAAGTCCTGCAAGCAAGATTGGTTTTGAATGTTTGGTTGTGCCATTAACAAAAAGGGATGATTCTTTCGAAGTGGTTTTAAGTGGATGCAAAATTACCCATGAAATAAAGTGCAAATAAATCATtagtttttttttctgaaaaaagAGTAAAGGTCCTTTAGAAAAATTGAATTAGTCATACAAACTTATTTGGCACGAGGACGTCAAATTTAGTCTATGATCACGGCATTTTCTTCTggcaaaataaataaataaaccgagTCGGATTTGCGATGCTTGCTAAGTAAACTTGTGAGCCTCGGCAAACAGAAGTTGCCACAAGAAAGTCTGATTTTGCCATGGTCAAAAATCTGACGATAGATTTGTGGTGGAGTCCTTGAAATTTGTATTCAAAATTCTTTGTGAACCAAAGTGCTCTTCCTTTTTTTTTTGAGGGGCCAAAGTGCTCTTCCTGGGTTGGTGATTTGAATTGAATCGTGGACCTATTCATCCCACCCTCCCTCCCCCGTACCGAAGCAAATGAGAAAGATCCATCCTCCCTCGCTCCCACCGGCGCACGCGTCGACCTGACTGCGCAGCGGGCCCCGCCAGCCCCAGCCCCTGACCCGGCCAGCCACCTCGTCTCATCTCCCGTCGGCGTCAGCGCCGATAAATAGCCCGTGAACCGGGGAGGTGGTGGTGCCCGGCAACAGCCTcccctcgtcctcgtcctcgccTCCTTCGACCCGCGCAAGCGCAAGCGCccaaccaccaccacctccacccacCCCTCGCAAATCCCAGGCCACGCACGTAGCACCACACCACCACTGCCCCCAACAAGCAAGCCAAAACACACACCCGGCACCGAAGCGGAAGCCAAACGGGAATCCGCCAGTGCGGAGCAGAGGACGCCACGCCACGGCCATGGCCACGGACGCCGCGCGGAGCCTCGGCGAGCCCGCCCACCAGGTACGCACCCGCGCCCTCCGATCCGGCCGCCGCACTAGCTACTTTTTTTTTCGGGGGCCGGGGGCTTTCTGCGGCCGGGAGCCCGAGCTCTGCCCGTCCCCGCCCCCCGCGTGCCTCGCGGCCGCCTCGATTCCGGGCATTCCGCGCAGCGGGTGCTCGGAATCGGCCCCGCGGCATGCTGCTGTTGCTGGTTACCTCAACTTCTCAAGAAAAACGTCGCTGTTGCCTTCCTGCTGCTGACGAACGAATGCTTCGTTATCTCTGTCTGACAGGAGGCGGTCCAGCAGCTCGCGCAGCAGCCGGACTCGAGGCTCCGGAGCCTCAACCCGGGGCCGATACCCATCCCGGCGGCGCCCAGCTCCAGATCGCTGCTGGAGAAGGTACGTACACGGTACACTGGATGAAATAAAATGCGTGTCGCTTTCCGGGTCATGCCGTACGCATCTTCTTCCTGCCCGCTTCCGCTTCCGCTTGCGTTGTTGCGTGCCTGACGGCCTGAATCTGACGGTCATGGGCGGCGCTACCTCCAACCAACTAACCACAGTCCGGAGTACGGCTCCGCACGTTTTTCAGCCACCTAACTTGCTTGTCCTGCGGTTGGGGGAATGTTTGAATTCCTCTCGACATTAGTTTACTTTCCCAATTAAACAAATGCAGTGGCTATCTTCAGGCTATCAGCCCGTTTACCCAATCTTCGTGGTGATTCTCTTGATTAAAAAACGTGCGGCTCATTTGCATCTGAGGGTCGTCGCGCATGTACTTTTGCAGAGCACGAGTCCAATTCGTGGTCAGGGTTTGGCAGGCAAACATTTCACCTTACATGCATTGCTCAGTTTATGTTGTGATTGTGATTGTTTTAATCGATATAGGGTGAATTGATCATCTCCCCAGTTTAGCTTTAAGAAGCTTACATCTTACAAGTTCATATGCCCGTATGCGCTTATACGCTGAGCTGATCTGGAAATCCTTCAGAGCTTGTAAATTTACTTATTGGGATTATCTGCTGTAATAATATATATAGCAAGGCTAAACTAAGGTGAACATCTTCTTAGAATGTTAGCTCGCAATCGGTTTGTTGGATTTGAACTGAAAGGGATTAACGTCCGCACCGTAAGGAAAATAAAGAATTGGAGACATTTTGACTCTGTTCCCCTCATCAGATTTCCCATTGTCTTATTGACAGACCTTCCTTGTATTTCAGGTTTCCGATCAAACAGTAAATCTGGACCTCACAGCCTCGCATCAAAGTGAAAATGACTCCATCTCTACAGTTAGTTCAGTGGAATCAGAGAAGGCAGCTTATGAATTCCTTGCTCAAACTCCTATCAAGTCAACTGATAAACATCTTGTGGAGTTTTCAGAGGCTATGAGAAGTAAGGACACACACACTTTCAGATGACCCTACCTGAATCCTCTTATATACAGTTACATATACATATGCTGTGATTTTTACCTGCACACCAAATAGTGACTGGTACGATTTTGTCAATTTGAAGCTGTTGCAAAAGCACTGCGACAAGTTGCTGAAGGGAAGGCTGCTGCTCAAGCGGAGGCGGCAGAGTGGAAACGGAAATATGAGTTAGAGACGGCGCAAAAGCAACAAACCAGAATCAAAGGTCAGATTTATACATTTGCAGTTGATGCTTTTACTATTTACAGACAGTATCATCCGTTGAGTTCATAGTTGGTTTAATGAAGTGGCGTACTAGTTCAGGTCACTAAACAAATAGTTTCCAGATTCTCAATAATCTGAAATTTACTGTTGGTATTTATCAGCATGTGTTTACAAAAGGAAGCTTTTCTTATGAAAGTACCGTGCAATGCAAATCTAGATGTTTACACACAGATTGATGCCCATGGCTGTTTACAAAAGGAAGCTTTTATTAAATTTGAGTCTTGGGTCATCACAACGTGCTTCATGTggtcacactttttatttttccaAAGGGAGTATCATACTAGTATAATTGGATGGATCCCAGAATGGTTAATCCGTATCTTACACCGTGAAATGCATTATGCTGTTTTCCAATGTACTGGAACCCTTGAGAAAAAATCTAATTGGACTGTTAACCTTGTGCAGACTGTGGCACTTGTACCGATGATAACCTAGGGAAAATGGCCAGCCAACTATCACTTGAGGCACCTGCATCTGATCAAACAGGATGTTGTGGAAACCATGGGATATGTTCACACGAGGTTCTCCAGGACGAAGTTCCTGGACCTAACCCAAGACCTAGTCTCAGTATGGTGGGAAGAAAGGCATCATTTAGACTTTCATGGGGATGCAATGGGAACAAAAACGGCCAGCACAAGCATGACTTTGTTTCCTTTGAGAAAGGAGACATTACAACCGCAGAGCGCAGCAGTAAACAGGTTGAGCCTCTTATTCTGTTTGTTTCATTCTGAAATAAAATGTTGTACCTATTTGATTCGGGAACCTGGAATCACTTGATCAAAGAATTTTCATTGTTAAACATGTCTATCTTTCTTAACAATGGATGCCTTGGTTTCAGATCTTGCTGAAGTGGGAATCCCGGCCACAAACGGTGCTTTTCATAACCAAACCCAACTCCAACTCTGTTCGTGTTCTCTGTGCTGAAATGGTCAGGTGGGTTCTCTTCTGTATTGCAGCACTGGTTGCCAGTCTTACTGTCATGTTTATGTGAACCTTATCTGTGAACATATTCAAAAAGTGTATGTTTTCCATGTTTCTGAACTGTGAGTTATTTTGCTACACATTCACCACTGCACGTAGCACTTGTCTTCAGTTAAACACTTATCCAAATTATCTTGATATCGCTGATGCAAGCACTTGTCTTCAGTTAAACACTTACTTATCCAAATTATCTTGATATCGCTGATGCAAGCACTTGTTAGATAGGTTATATATGCCATCATGCTATGGTAAAATATGTATTGCACTTGCAGCACTAAAACTCCGAAGTGACATTTATTTTACTGCAGATGGCTTAAAGAGCACAAAAATATTAATGTCTTTGTGGAACCGTGGGTTAGCAAGGAACTTCTAACAGACGATTCTAACAACACAGTGCAAACATGGGATAATGGTAAGATAATTTATTGCATGTAATGCAGTCCTTTCATGCTGCTCCAGATTAGTCATTTTAGAACATTAGATATAATTAAGAATTAAATTATTATTTCAGCTATGGACCAGAGTTTTTTCTGTTCTAATATTGTTATGAAGGAAGAATGGTCCTGATAACTGAATCAATCTGAATAAAGCTCCTTACACTAGATATATACGTAAATCATTATTGGCCGAACTGTACACAGTATTAAAACTGTGCTTTTTTATCAAAAGGTCTAGAATGTGCACATAAGTTGCAGAATAGCTGGAAGTTGTAACCACTAAAAACTTAATTTTAGTTGTGGATTTAGGACTAACCCACCTTTCATTGTACGATTATATTGGCcaacatttttttattttgttcaTTATTGTGTTCATCTTTTGAGTTCTGTTAGTCTGTTAAATCATTCCATTACTTAATCTATTCGCCTAGCAACACCCCCTTTCTCTCCAACTAATTAGAAAATTCTGATAGATGACGACAAAAAGATGTTGCACAAGAAGGTTGACCTCATTGTAACTCTTGGTGGTGATGGAACTGTTCTATGGGTAAGCAAATACAGTTCTTTGATCCATTTTGTAAAGCATCCTTGCAGATTCTTGTATGGACTCAAGTTTTTGTACAATTTTCATACTTGCCACATTGAGTTATAATTTGCTCCAGAATGGCTAAAACTACCTATATTTTTTTTTGTATTAGTACAATACTTATTAATAGTTCCTCTGAATCTGTAATTGCATCCCATGTCAGGCATTGCAGAGCTTTAGGCTCCTGTCAGGATTTTTTGAATATGCGGACTTAGTAGTTTATTGCAGTTTCACATGCATATTTGGTCAATAATCAACATGCATGGTTTATGTGATGTACCATAGGCGAACAACTTAAGTAGGTCTACAGATCTCTCCAGTATTAGTTCTTATGAGAGTTACTTACTTCAGAATGGAAAGTTCTAATATAGTTTGCTGTGACGGATAAATTTTGCTTTGCTGATTCATATATTAGATGTTTGATTTTCATAGTAGCGTGCTATTTCATTTGACAAAATTATATATCTTGTGTGCTATTTCAAGTACTGCCATCATTTGGCTGGACAAATTATATTTTCTGTCAAGAGAAACCAGTTGCTTGCTATATTCTTATTTTGATTCGTAACTTCACGCAAGACTTAATTTGGATCAGTTTCTTCTGTACTGCTACTGAAACTGGCTACTGATTTAACCTCATGACAGGCGGCATCATTGTTCAAAGGACCAGTTCCTCCAGTTGTTGCGTTCGCCATGGGATCACTGGGTTTCATGACACCTTTCCGTATCCTTTATGATCGATGATGAGTGTTTGCTATATATGCTGCTAAAATTTAACGCTTATATGTCCTCCATAGCATTTTTCTTCCCTCATACTATTATCTACCTGGGGTACCTGCTTACATATGAGGCATCATTTTTAACTTTGCATGATATATGGAAACTTTGAAGTTTTATGTTCATATATAGCATATATTTTTCTTCCCTATGATGATTAGTTGTCGATGATTGGCTATTCTGACCTATATTTTCAGTAAGCCTAGATAAAAATTGGTCTAAAACCCCCATGCTTGGTAGCTGATAAATAATAAATCAATCACACATGATGGTCTCTATTCTCCTGTTGGCATCAGTTGTCCTTAACCTGTTTTCAGCAAGCGAGCAATACCGTGGTTGCTTGGACAACGTGCTGAAGGGACCTTTCAGCATAACACTGAGAAACCGTCTCCAGTGTCATGTAATCCGTGACGCAGCCAAGGACGAGATCGTGACCGAGGAGCCAATCCTGGTGCTAAACGAAGTTACAATTGACCGCGGAATATCATCCTACCTTACCTACCTGGAATGCTACTGCGACAGCTCATTCGTCACATGCGTACAAGGGGACGGACTCATCATATCAACCACGTCAGGAAGCACAGCGTATTCGTTAGCGGCCGGAGGGTCCATGGTTCATCCGCAGGTATGCCCTACTCTGATTTGCAGCCTTGTGCTCGCATTATTGCAGTAAATTTTGTCATTATTAGTAGTTAGAGCGATGCTTCGCTCCAAATTCATTTTAGTCAGCACAGTGAAGAGGGATGATTGCAGGCTTAGCTCTGTTATCAATTTGTACTTTGCACTGCAACCTCTCCTTTTCGAAGTAGCCTGTGATTGAGGGCTCTCTGACAAAGCAAGAAGTGCAGTTAATCTCTTGTTTTCTACCCATTAAACACTTCACTCTGCCCTCAGATCCAAGCCAATGTCCATCCGAATAAGTTTGCTGTTTTCCCCGTGCCATTTCTCCTGTCCAGCGCTGCTAGTTTGGTTCCTAACCGTTGGCGTCCTCCATCTGCATCTGCATCTGCAGGTCCCCGGCATCCTGTTCACGCCGATCTGCCCCCACTCGCTGTCGTTCAGGCCGCTGATCCTGCCGGAGTACGTGACGCTGCGcatccaagtgccctacaacagCCGGGGCCACGCGTGGGCGTCCTTCGACGGCAAGGACCGGAAGCAGCTGGCCCCCGGCGACGCGCTCATCTGCAGCATCTCCCCCTGGCCGGTGCCGACGGCGTGCCTCGTCGACTCCACCACCGACTTCCTCCGCAGCATCCACGAGGGCCTCCACTGGAACCTCCGGAAGACGCAGACCCTCGACGGCCCGCGCGACTGATGGGAGTGCTGCTGCGTTGTGTTTGAGGCTTTGAGCTGGGCAATGGCAAGGCGCCCGTGGATTTGCTTGGTTCGTGTCTGTTTACTGTTTACCTGTAGAAGTTGGCcggaggtggagtagtggtatgTATACAGTGAGTGGCCACGGGTTCCTTGGGCTTGATGCAATGTATGACAGCACAAGTGGCAAGCGATGTGCTCATGTGGATGTAGTAGATGTGGTGGCCATATGGATAATGGAACTGGCAGCAGCTCAGAATGTATGTAGAGAACACACACACGGCATGTATAGTCGCACCCCCCATGATGTGAATGAAATAATACCTTCGTTGGTAAAAAGCGGCAGTGTTTCTCACTGTTTTTCTCCGTTACAGTTTTTTCTCTTTGCAGTTGTGCAACCAGGCAGTTTTTTTTGAACACACCAGGCAGTTGAAGGGCAAGGCATGTGTAAAGGTAAGCTTCTTATCTACTGTATTTTCATCAGATTTCTTTTGGTTTAGTTACCAGAGAAGAGTGATTAGCAACAGCATGGGCCAAGAGCATATGTTCTTTCAAATCCGGTACAACAAGAAGCTGACATGAGAAAGACACAAACCAAGGCTAGATTTACTTCCCGTGCGGCCAAAATCACGCACCGTGTTCGTCAGACAAACCTGTCTGAATCACTCTGCGTGGCATTCAGAGCTACTAGCAGTTACAACTTACAACAAAGTGAACTGCCCAAAATCATCATGCTGTTATTTCCACCGCTACCACCAGTAGACTAGACAGGCAGACGGACAGTAACAGCGCCTGTGCGTCGCCGCGCCGCCTCAATTGCCGCGCGCGCGCGGTGCCTTCTTCCAAGTTGGATCCCCCCGGGCGGCAGCGAGAACGTGAACTCCTTTGTTGCTTTCCATGCGTCCAACCTACCCCCCTCGCTCACGGGCGCCTCCACCATGCTCCCACCAAAACGCCCAGCTCGCCTCGCCCACTGTACCACTCCCTCACTGTCCATCTACCTCACTAGATCTCTCCATCGCCGTCGATCGCCACCTCCATATCACTCCACCattgccatcccactgccactcCAACGGTCCAGCCCATCCCATCCCGGCAGCGTCAGAAATGGCGGCTCCGACCAccgtgctcctcctcctccttctgcTGCTCTGCGTCGTCGTCGGGCCGCGCTCGGCGTACGCGGACGTGCTGCCGGAGCCGGTGAACGAGGAGGTGCTGGGGCTGGTGGTGTTCCGCTCGGCCCTAACCGACCCCTCGGGCGCCCTGGCCGCGTGGGCCGAGTCGGACGCCACGCCCTGCGGCTGGCCGCACGTCGAGTGCGACCCGGCCACCGCCCGCGTGCTCCGCCTGGCGCTCGACGGCCTCGCCCTCTCCTCCGCCTCCGGCCTGCCCCGCGGCCTCGACCGCCTCCCGCGCCTCCAGTCGCTCTCCCTCGCCCGCAACAACCTCTCCGGCGCCCTCCGCCCCGgcctctccctcctcccctcccTCCGCCTCCTCGACCTCTCCCGCAACAACCTCCACGGCCCGCTCCCCGACGACCTCCCGCTCCTCGCCTCCCTCCGCTACCTCGACCTTTCATCCAACGCCTTCTCCGGCCCGCTCCCAAGCTCCTTCCCGCCCGCGCTCCGCTTCCTCGTGCTCTCCGGGAACCGCCTCTCCGGCGACGTGCCCGCGGGCCTCGCCGGGAGCCCGCTGTTGCTCCACCTCAACCTCTCCGGGAACGAGCTCTCCGGCGCGCCCGACTTCGCCAACGCGCTCTGGCCACTCTCGCGGCTCCGCGCGCTCGAcctgtcaagaaaccgcctctcCGGCCCTGTGGCGCCCGGCGTCGGCGGGCTGCACAACCTCAAGACCCTCGACCTCAGCGGCAACCGCTTCTCCGGCGCCGTCCCCGAGGACATCGGCCTCTGCCCGCACCTCGGCGCCGTCGACCTCAGCGACAACGCGTTCGACGGCGAGCTCCCGGAGTCCATGGCGCGCCTCGCCTCGCTGGTGCGCCTCTCCGCGTCCGCCAACCGGCTCTCCGGCGCCGTGCCCGCGTGGCTCGGCGGGCTGGCCGCGCTCCAGCACCTCGATTTATCGGACAACGCGCTCACCGGCAACCTGCCGGACTCGCTCGGCGACCTCAAGGACCTCAGCTACCTCAGCCTCTCCAAGAACCGGCTCGCCGGCTCCGTCCCGGAGGCAATGTCCGGCTGCACCAGGCTCGCCGAGCTGCATCTGAGGGGCAACCAGCTCAGCGGCAGCATCCCCGACGCCCTGTTCGACGTCGGGCTGGAGACGCTGGACATGTCGTCGAACGCGCTCACGGGCGTGCTGCCCTCGGGATCCACCAGGCTGGCCGAGACGCTGCAGTGGCTCGACCTATCAGGCAACCAGCTCACCGGCGGTATCCCGGCCGAGATGGCGCTCTTCTTCAACCTCCGCTACCTCAACCTCTCCAGCACTGACCTCCGCACGCAGCTGCCGCCGGAGCTCGGCCTGCTCCGCAATCTGACGGTGCTCGACCTCCGCAGCAGCGGGCTGTACGGGCCCGTGCCCGGCGACCTCTGCGAGTCCGGCAGCCTCGCCGTGCTCCAGCTCGACGGCAACTCTCTCGCTGGCCCCATCCCCGACAACATCGGGAAGTGCTCCTCTCTCTACCTACTGTAAGACTTCTTAATAAATTTGCTACACTTTGTAAATTAAATTTGACAGATTTTGGGTGACAAAATTTGATTGTTTTGCTGCCATGGCAGGAGCATGGGGCACAACAGTCTGACGGGACCGATACCGGCGGGCATGGGTGAGCTGAAGAAGCTGGAGATTCTGCGGCTGGAGGACAACAACCTCACCGGCGAGATACCGCAGCAGCTGGGCGGGCTGGAGAGCCTCCTGGCGGTGAACATCTCGCACAACCGGCTCGTCGGGCGGCTGCCGGCGTCCGGCGTGTTCCAGAGCCTGGACGCCAGCGCGCTGGAGGGCAACCTCGGCGTGTGCAGCCCGCTGGTCGCCGAGCCGTGCGTGATGAACGTGCCCAAGCCGCTCGTGCTCGACCCCAACGAGTACACGCACGGCGGCAACAATAACGACAGTGACCTCGCGGCGAACGGCGACGGCAGCGGCGGGGAGACGGCGCCGAGGAAACGGCGGTTCCTGAGCGTGTCCGCCATGGTGGCCATCTGCGCGGCGCTGTCCATCGTCCTCGGAGTCGTGGTGATCGCCCTGCTCAACGTgtcggcgcggcggcggaggggtGTCGGAGGCGGCTCCGCGGACGGGCTGTTCCAGGGGAAGGAGCTGGAGCTGGAGAGCAGCGTGGTGTCCGGCAGCTCGACCAAGTCGAGCAAGCTCGCCGCCACGGGGAAGATGGTGACGTTCGGGCCGGGGAGCAGCCTCCGCACGGAGGACTTCGTTGGCGGCGCGGATGCGCTGCTGAGCAAGGCGACGGAGATCGGGCGCGGCGGCGCGTTCGGGACGACGTACCGCGCGTCGGTGGGCGAGGGCCGCGTGGTCGCCGTGAAGAAGCTGTCGACGGCGAGCGTGGTGGAGTCCCGCGACGAGTTCGATCGCGAGGCGCGCGTGCTGGGCAAGGCGCGGCACCCGAACCTGATGCCGCTCAAGGGGTACTACTGGACGCCGCAGCTGCAGCTCCTCGTCACCGACTACGCGCCGCACGGCAGCCTGGAGGGGCGCCTCCACGGCAAGGACGGCGAAGGCGCGGCGTCTTTTCCGCCGCTGACGTGGGCGGAGCGGTTCAGGGTGGTGGCCGGCACGGCGAGGGGGCTGGCGTACCTGCACCAGTCGTTCCGGCCGCCGGTGATCCACTACAACCTGAAGCCGAGCAACATCCTGCTGGACTCGCGGTGCAACCCGCTGATCGCCGACTTCGGGCTGGCGCGGCTGCTCCGGAAGccgaagcagcagcagcagccggaCGGCAACGGCGGCGTGGGCGCGATGGGCAGCTGCCGGTTCATGCAGAGCGCGGCCATGGGGTACGCGGCGCCGGAGCTGGCGTGCAGCAGCCTGCGCGTGAACGAGAAGTGCGACGTGTACGGGTTCGGCGTGCTGGTGCTGGAGCTGGTGACGGGGCGGCGGGCCGTGGAGTACGGCGAGGACGACGTGGCCGTGCTGACCGACCAGGTGCGTGTGGCGCTGGAGCAGGGGGCGGGCGTGGACgacgacggcgcggcggcggagcggTTGGTGGACCCGGCGCTGCGCGGCGAGTTCCCGGAGGAGGAGGCGCTGCCGGTGCTGAAGCTGGGCGTGGTGTGCACGTCGCAGATCCCGTCGAACCGGCCGTCCATGGCGGAGGTGGTCCAGATCCTGCAGGTCATCCGGGCCCCCTCGCTGCCCGGATGCACGGCGCAACTCTTCTGACACGTCAAAGTACGACGACCAGCCAGAGCCCAGAGGTAGGGGAGGGAGATCCATTGATTGTCATGCAGACGTACGTAGGAGTACCATGTCCATGCATGCATAGATCCGCGAGTAGTACGTGCCGACGTGCATTGCTGCTCTCTATTGTGCGTGTTCGTGTCACGTGTTTGCTACTAGTGAAAATTAATCAGTTACTATTGAGGTCCCGGCGTGCACCTCTTGTACGTATACAGTGTGTCGTGCTACCCTTTTCTCTTCTTGTGCTTTTGGATGTCAAAATGTGAGTGATGAGAGGCATTATTTTTCTACTGCTTGAAAGCGATGTCGCTAGCTTAGCTCTCGTGACTCTTGTCCCCGGTCGAGCTGTAACGGGAAGTTGGCTTACGTGTTGGAATGCACAACACAACACCGTTATCTCTTCTCATCTGGGAGTTACTTTGTTCGTTCCTTGTTGACTGTTGCTACA from Triticum urartu cultivar G1812 chromosome 3, Tu2.1, whole genome shotgun sequence encodes:
- the LOC125546129 gene encoding probable NAD kinase 1, whose protein sequence is MATDAARSLGEPAHQEAVQQLAQQPDSRLRSLNPGPIPIPAAPSSRSLLEKVSDQTVNLDLTASHQSENDSISTVSSVESEKAAYEFLAQTPIKSTDKHLVEFSEAMRTVAKALRQVAEGKAAAQAEAAEWKRKYELETAQKQQTRIKDCGTCTDDNLGKMASQLSLEAPASDQTGCCGNHGICSHEVLQDEVPGPNPRPSLSMVGRKASFRLSWGCNGNKNGQHKHDFVSFEKGDITTAERSSKQILLKWESRPQTVLFITKPNSNSVRVLCAEMVRWLKEHKNINVFVEPWVSKELLTDDSNNTVQTWDNDDDKKMLHKKVDLIVTLGGDGTVLWAASLFKGPVPPVVAFAMGSLGFMTPFPSEQYRGCLDNVLKGPFSITLRNRLQCHVIRDAAKDEIVTEEPILVLNEVTIDRGISSYLTYLECYCDSSFVTCVQGDGLIISTTSGSTAYSLAAGGSMVHPQVPGILFTPICPHSLSFRPLILPEYVTLRIQVPYNSRGHAWASFDGKDRKQLAPGDALICSISPWPVPTACLVDSTTDFLRSIHEGLHWNLRKTQTLDGPRD
- the LOC125546128 gene encoding probably inactive leucine-rich repeat receptor-like protein kinase At3g28040; translated protein: MRPTYPPRSRAPPPCSHQNAQLASPTVPLPHCPSTSLDLSIAVDRHLHITPPLPSHCHSNGPAHPIPAASEMAAPTTVLLLLLLLLCVVVGPRSAYADVLPEPVNEEVLGLVVFRSALTDPSGALAAWAESDATPCGWPHVECDPATARVLRLALDGLALSSASGLPRGLDRLPRLQSLSLARNNLSGALRPGLSLLPSLRLLDLSRNNLHGPLPDDLPLLASLRYLDLSSNAFSGPLPSSFPPALRFLVLSGNRLSGDVPAGLAGSPLLLHLNLSGNELSGAPDFANALWPLSRLRALDLSRNRLSGPVAPGVGGLHNLKTLDLSGNRFSGAVPEDIGLCPHLGAVDLSDNAFDGELPESMARLASLVRLSASANRLSGAVPAWLGGLAALQHLDLSDNALTGNLPDSLGDLKDLSYLSLSKNRLAGSVPEAMSGCTRLAELHLRGNQLSGSIPDALFDVGLETLDMSSNALTGVLPSGSTRLAETLQWLDLSGNQLTGGIPAEMALFFNLRYLNLSSTDLRTQLPPELGLLRNLTVLDLRSSGLYGPVPGDLCESGSLAVLQLDGNSLAGPIPDNIGKCSSLYLLSMGHNSLTGPIPAGMGELKKLEILRLEDNNLTGEIPQQLGGLESLLAVNISHNRLVGRLPASGVFQSLDASALEGNLGVCSPLVAEPCVMNVPKPLVLDPNEYTHGGNNNDSDLAANGDGSGGETAPRKRRFLSVSAMVAICAALSIVLGVVVIALLNVSARRRRGVGGGSADGLFQGKELELESSVVSGSSTKSSKLAATGKMVTFGPGSSLRTEDFVGGADALLSKATEIGRGGAFGTTYRASVGEGRVVAVKKLSTASVVESRDEFDREARVLGKARHPNLMPLKGYYWTPQLQLLVTDYAPHGSLEGRLHGKDGEGAASFPPLTWAERFRVVAGTARGLAYLHQSFRPPVIHYNLKPSNILLDSRCNPLIADFGLARLLRKPKQQQQPDGNGGVGAMGSCRFMQSAAMGYAAPELACSSLRVNEKCDVYGFGVLVLELVTGRRAVEYGEDDVAVLTDQVRVALEQGAGVDDDGAAAERLVDPALRGEFPEEEALPVLKLGVVCTSQIPSNRPSMAEVVQILQVIRAPSLPGCTAQLF